A stretch of the Porifericola rhodea genome encodes the following:
- the otsB gene encoding trehalose-phosphatase produces the protein MDLKEPHELPSALAHVQEILNKKGDKPFVFFFDFDGTLAPIVSKPDQASLSEETRTLLQKLSKEYKVAIVSGRDRKDIEERVNLHNLYYAGSHGFDIAGPNEMHHLHPEADDIIPRLEEVSEVFQELFQQEDHIKVEKKKFAVALHHRGASPELANKLEAAVKDQLEGESKLKWDKGKCIIEIKPNLEWHKGKAVLWLIEQLGYTTKDSLAIYLGDDTTDEDAFKELQKEGVGIMVEDHEQKTHAHYGLSEQKQVNEFIKQIMSYD, from the coding sequence ATGGATTTAAAAGAACCTCATGAATTGCCTTCTGCACTGGCTCATGTGCAGGAAATACTGAATAAAAAAGGTGATAAACCTTTTGTGTTTTTCTTTGACTTTGACGGAACACTGGCACCTATTGTTTCTAAGCCAGACCAGGCCTCCCTGAGTGAAGAAACTCGTACTCTGCTTCAAAAACTGTCTAAAGAATACAAAGTAGCCATAGTAAGTGGTAGAGACAGAAAAGATATAGAGGAACGTGTCAATCTGCATAACCTATACTACGCTGGTAGTCATGGTTTTGATATTGCAGGCCCTAATGAGATGCACCATCTGCATCCTGAAGCTGACGATATTATACCCAGGCTGGAGGAGGTAAGTGAAGTTTTTCAAGAGCTTTTTCAGCAGGAAGATCATATTAAAGTAGAAAAGAAAAAATTTGCCGTAGCACTACACCACCGTGGGGCAAGTCCGGAATTGGCTAATAAACTGGAGGCGGCCGTAAAAGATCAATTAGAAGGAGAGTCAAAACTAAAATGGGACAAGGGAAAATGCATTATTGAAATAAAGCCTAATCTGGAGTGGCATAAAGGTAAAGCTGTACTTTGGCTGATTGAACAACTGGGATATACCACCAAAGATAGCCTTGCTATTTATTTAGGAGATGATACTACCGATGAAGATGCTTTTAAAGAATTACAAAAGGAAGGGGTTGGAATAATGGTGGAAGACCATGAACAGAAAACCCATGCCCACTACGGTTTGAGTGAGCAAAAGCAGGTGAACGAATTTATTAAGCAAATAATGTCTTATGACTGA
- a CDS encoding ferritin-like domain-containing protein: MGIFSNSEKLLSLQDLLHYELRDLYSGETQLIEALPKMEEAASHPQLKEAFKMHLNETRAQRERLDEIGRLLDIDMKGEKCEAMAGLVKEGSEIIKSKSTPEVRDAGLIGAAQRVEHYEIAGYGTARNFAEQLGLTQVVALLTETENEEKMTDEKLNRLAKETINLSAKTAHANE; encoded by the coding sequence ATGGGAATTTTCAGTAATTCAGAAAAACTACTCAGCTTACAGGACTTATTACATTATGAATTAAGAGACCTGTACAGCGGAGAAACGCAGTTAATAGAGGCTTTACCAAAGATGGAAGAAGCAGCTAGTCATCCACAGCTTAAAGAAGCGTTTAAAATGCACCTGAACGAAACCAGAGCACAACGCGAAAGACTGGATGAAATAGGTCGCTTACTGGATATAGATATGAAAGGCGAGAAGTGTGAAGCTATGGCTGGACTTGTAAAAGAAGGTTCAGAAATAATTAAGTCCAAATCTACTCCAGAAGTTAGAGATGCTGGACTTATTGGCGCAGCTCAGCGAGTGGAACATTACGAAATTGCCGGTTATGGCACGGCACGTAACTTTGCGGAGCAACTGGGACTAACCCAGGTAGTTGCCCTTTTAACTGAGACAGAAAATGAAGAAAAAATGACCGACGAAAAACTAAATCGTCTGGCTAAAGAAACTATCAACCTGAGTGCGAAGACAGCACATGCCAATGAATAA
- a CDS encoding glycerophosphodiester phosphodiesterase: protein MKFTQAILILTAFFLLSTQTMAQFTDNKVIAHRGAWKNENLPQNSIASLKKAIELGCEGSEFDVWMTADGVLVANHDADLDGMPIEESTYKELLTKSLPNGEKIPTVEEYLKTGKSQKKTKLILEIKSSKISTERTLELTEKSVALVQKLGMEDWVDYISFSLDACKKIIELDNDARVAYLSGDLTPQEAKDAGFWGLDYNYRVYQKKPEWIEQAQDLGLTLNVWTVNDKEVMKWMLEKDFDFISTDEPEVLLSIVGEQ, encoded by the coding sequence ATGAAATTTACTCAAGCTATACTGATATTGACAGCGTTTTTTCTTTTAAGTACGCAGACTATGGCCCAGTTTACAGATAATAAAGTGATTGCCCACAGGGGTGCCTGGAAAAATGAAAACCTACCGCAAAACTCTATCGCCTCCTTAAAGAAGGCTATTGAACTAGGCTGTGAAGGTAGTGAGTTTGATGTGTGGATGACTGCCGATGGGGTATTGGTCGCTAACCATGATGCTGATTTGGATGGTATGCCTATTGAAGAGAGTACTTATAAAGAGCTGCTTACTAAAAGTTTACCTAATGGAGAAAAAATTCCTACGGTAGAAGAATACCTGAAAACTGGTAAATCTCAAAAAAAGACTAAACTTATCTTGGAAATCAAATCTTCAAAAATTAGTACGGAACGTACATTGGAGCTTACTGAAAAATCTGTAGCTCTAGTTCAGAAGCTAGGTATGGAAGACTGGGTAGACTACATCTCTTTTAGCCTGGATGCCTGCAAAAAAATTATTGAACTGGATAACGATGCTCGTGTAGCATACCTGAGTGGAGATCTTACTCCTCAGGAAGCTAAAGATGCTGGTTTCTGGGGTCTAGATTATAATTATCGTGTGTACCAGAAAAAACCTGAATGGATAGAACAGGCTCAGGATTTAGGTCTAACACTCAATGTCTGGACAGTAAACGATAAAGAGGTAATGAAATGGATGCTAGAAAAAGACTTTGACTTTATTTCTACAGATGAGCCAGAAGTGCTGTTGTCAATTGTCGGTGAACAATAA
- a CDS encoding HAD family hydrolase, with protein sequence MSSLSLDSYKAVIFDLDGIITQTMQLHQKAWKKMFDAFLQQYEGQEPFSEKDYQKFVDGKPRYDGVRSFLQSRNIDLPEGSKEGSKEEDTIYGLGMRKNQYFLQELESQGAKVYDDTLAWIKQWKSEGKKLAVVSSSKNCRPVLKQAKLLHFFEVVVDGTDSQQKHLKGKPEADIFLEAAQLLNIKPKEAIVFEDAISGVQAGKKGKFGLVVGVNRANQAQQMKEAGADLVINTLSELFK encoded by the coding sequence ATGAGTAGCCTTTCATTAGATTCCTATAAGGCCGTTATTTTTGATTTGGATGGGATTATCACCCAGACCATGCAACTTCACCAGAAGGCATGGAAAAAAATGTTTGATGCTTTTTTGCAGCAGTACGAAGGGCAGGAGCCATTTAGCGAAAAAGATTACCAAAAGTTCGTAGATGGTAAGCCCCGATACGATGGAGTCAGAAGCTTCCTGCAATCGCGAAATATAGATTTGCCTGAAGGCAGTAAAGAGGGTAGCAAAGAGGAAGATACCATCTATGGACTAGGTATGCGCAAAAACCAATATTTTCTGCAAGAACTGGAATCCCAGGGGGCAAAGGTCTATGACGATACTTTAGCATGGATTAAACAATGGAAAAGTGAAGGTAAAAAGTTAGCTGTTGTTTCTTCCAGCAAAAATTGTAGGCCCGTACTCAAACAGGCGAAATTGCTTCACTTTTTTGAAGTAGTAGTAGATGGTACTGATAGTCAGCAAAAACATTTAAAAGGCAAACCAGAAGCTGATATTTTTCTGGAAGCTGCTCAACTACTCAATATAAAGCCTAAAGAGGCTATAGTTTTTGAAGATGCTATCTCTGGCGTGCAGGCAGGTAAAAAAGGCAAGTTCGGACTAGTGGTGGGCGTCAACCGAGCTAATCAGGCTCAACAAATGAAAGAAGCCGGAGCTGATCTGGTTATCAATACACTTAGCGAATTATTTAAATAG
- the tkt gene encoding transketolase — protein MNQTETLDQLSINTIRTLSMDAVQKANSGHPGMPMGAAPMAHVLWTRFLRYNPEDPNWFGRDRFVLSAGHGCMLLYSLLHLSGYKVSIDDLKNFRQMHSITPGHPEYGLTPGVEVTTGPLGQGFAHAVGMAIAQQHLSAVYKTSDFNPFDYHIYGICSDGDLMEGISSEAASMAGHMALGNLIFLYDDNEISIEGDTGIAFTEDVKARFEAFQWQVLEVKDGNDLDAIEKAIAEAKADTSRPSLIKVRTQIAYGSPNKVGTAGSHGSPLGDDEVKASKEFLGWPTDKFFYVPDEVQEQYNQRKEEGKKLQADWQQKWDSYTKANPDKAAQWDASVKGKLPEGFAEKLPVYKPEDGAVATRKASGKALNAIADQCPWLIGGSADLAPSNNTNLDSSRSFSKEDYAARNFHFGVREHGMAAAVNGMNLTEGVRAFGATFLIFSDYLKPSLRLAAIMKLNSVFVFTHDSIGLGEDGTTHQPVEHLTAMRLIPGVTVIRPADANETVQAWRVAIEHEGGPIALALTRQGLPTVDRSTHGKAEDLAKGAYILKDADNNDPKLILIASGSEVQLALDAQKQLTEEGIATRVVSMPSWELFDAQDQAYKESVLPKSVSKRISIEAGSTLGWQKYIGGEGVAIGLDTFGESAPGDELMKFFGFSVENVVAKAKELM, from the coding sequence ATGAACCAAACAGAGACATTAGATCAATTAAGTATCAATACCATCAGAACTTTGTCCATGGATGCGGTTCAGAAGGCAAATTCAGGCCACCCGGGTATGCCTATGGGAGCAGCGCCTATGGCTCATGTGCTATGGACTCGTTTCCTGAGATATAATCCTGAAGACCCGAACTGGTTTGGCCGCGATAGATTTGTGCTTTCTGCCGGACATGGATGCATGTTGTTGTATAGCCTCCTACACCTATCTGGTTACAAAGTAAGTATAGACGACCTTAAAAATTTCCGCCAGATGCACTCTATTACTCCTGGTCATCCGGAGTATGGGCTTACCCCAGGTGTGGAAGTAACTACTGGTCCTCTCGGGCAGGGTTTTGCACATGCGGTAGGTATGGCTATTGCTCAGCAACACCTTTCGGCAGTCTACAAAACTTCTGATTTTAATCCTTTTGACTACCACATATATGGTATATGCAGCGATGGCGACCTGATGGAAGGTATATCTTCTGAAGCGGCTTCTATGGCAGGTCATATGGCTTTAGGTAATCTTATCTTCCTGTATGACGATAACGAAATATCTATTGAAGGAGACACTGGTATTGCCTTTACTGAAGATGTGAAAGCCAGGTTTGAAGCATTTCAGTGGCAGGTACTGGAAGTAAAAGATGGTAATGACCTTGACGCGATAGAAAAAGCTATTGCTGAAGCCAAAGCGGATACCTCTCGTCCCAGCCTGATCAAAGTGCGTACTCAGATTGCTTACGGCTCTCCTAACAAGGTTGGTACCGCAGGTTCACATGGCTCACCTCTTGGAGATGATGAAGTTAAAGCCTCTAAAGAGTTTTTAGGCTGGCCTACTGATAAATTCTTTTATGTGCCTGATGAGGTACAGGAGCAGTACAATCAACGCAAAGAAGAAGGAAAAAAGCTACAAGCAGACTGGCAACAAAAATGGGATAGCTACACTAAGGCTAATCCTGATAAAGCTGCTCAGTGGGATGCTTCAGTAAAAGGAAAGCTTCCTGAAGGTTTTGCCGAAAAACTTCCTGTATACAAACCAGAAGATGGTGCGGTAGCTACACGTAAAGCTTCCGGTAAAGCTCTAAACGCTATTGCAGACCAGTGCCCCTGGTTAATTGGCGGCTCTGCTGATCTGGCACCTTCTAACAATACTAATCTGGATTCTTCTCGTTCTTTCTCAAAAGAGGATTATGCGGCCCGAAACTTCCACTTTGGAGTAAGAGAGCATGGTATGGCTGCTGCGGTAAACGGAATGAACCTTACCGAAGGAGTGAGAGCATTTGGAGCTACCTTCCTGATTTTCTCAGATTACCTGAAGCCCTCTCTTCGTCTCGCGGCAATTATGAAACTTAACAGCGTGTTTGTATTTACCCACGACAGTATAGGATTGGGAGAAGATGGTACTACTCACCAACCTGTAGAGCATCTTACTGCTATGCGCCTTATCCCGGGGGTTACAGTTATCCGTCCTGCAGATGCCAACGAAACAGTGCAGGCATGGAGGGTGGCAATAGAACACGAAGGAGGGCCTATTGCACTAGCTCTTACCCGTCAGGGCTTGCCTACGGTAGACCGCTCTACTCATGGTAAAGCAGAAGATTTAGCTAAAGGAGCTTACATTCTTAAAGACGCGGATAATAATGATCCTAAGTTAATATTAATAGCTTCAGGTTCAGAGGTTCAGCTGGCTTTAGATGCGCAGAAACAGTTAACTGAAGAAGGGATAGCTACACGCGTGGTAAGTATGCCTAGCTGGGAGCTATTTGATGCTCAGGACCAGGCATACAAAGAAAGTGTGTTGCCAAAGTCTGTAAGCAAGCGTATTTCTATTGAAGCGGGTTCTACTTTAGGCTGGCAAAAGTATATTGGAGGCGAAGGTGTTGCCATTGGTTTAGATACTTTTGGAGAATCAGCTCCTGGTGATGAACTCATGAAATTCTTCGGTTTCTCAGTAGAAAACGTAGTCGCTAAAGCTAAAGAGCTTATGTAA
- a CDS encoding glycoside hydrolase family 65 protein has protein sequence MTDTQQWKIIYNEYQAEQQHLRESLCTLGNGYFASRGAFEFAEASHNFEDNPHYPGTYLAGVFNKLSSNVADKEIVNESIVNWPNWLYLTFEYEDGQHFHLDEVEILYFQQELDLYKGQLITDLSFRDDKGRETELKTRRIVSMADRHLAMLQWELKAINWNGQLSILSGIDGNVNNSGVPRYSDLNGNHLDILEHGEYNEEGIYMHSRTNFSEVSVAQSVRTRIHIDGQSYDYERQLEQNNKLVYHRIPLKLEKGQELKVSKILAIYTSKDDGVGNLIRDAIRKVKGASELEDLAHYHYIEWEALWGRSDIRVKAKDSVQVLLRLHIFHLLQVASPNTLDLDVSVPSRGLHGEAYRGNLMWDELYIFPVINYMKPSITQNMLKYRFYRMGEARRSANEQGYKGAMFPWQSGSNGEENAQEIHLNPESGRWIPDDTHLQRHVNTAIAYNLWSYIKITNDVIFLEDYGAEMMFSITKFLASLTSFSESKGRFEIKHVVGPDEYHTSYPNSDQAGLNNNAYTNIMVAWVMKQSLKLYHRLPSDFCVYQCKKLDINKDTLKQWEAISKNMFVPFIEDDILEQFEGYADLKELDWDAYKEKYNNIQRLDRILESEGDSPNNYKLSKQADVLMLFYLFTSDELKEIFDTLGYKFNLEMIRKNIYYYAKRTSHGSTLSRLVYSWVMARADRKISWKFFEEALKSDVDDIQGGTTTEGIHLGAMAGTVDMVQRAYTGAYVDEEGVLWLNPSLPIEIDSLEMSLRFRGQCLQIKISKEQIYLKHEEGWRDSIKVGVIDRSNIRSLKLGESCSFEY, from the coding sequence ATGACTGATACACAACAATGGAAAATAATCTATAATGAATATCAGGCTGAGCAACAGCATTTAAGAGAATCACTGTGTACGCTAGGCAATGGCTATTTTGCCAGCAGAGGGGCCTTTGAGTTTGCAGAAGCTTCTCATAATTTTGAAGATAACCCTCACTATCCGGGTACTTATCTGGCAGGTGTATTCAACAAGCTCAGCTCTAATGTAGCTGACAAAGAAATTGTAAACGAATCTATCGTAAACTGGCCCAATTGGCTCTATCTTACTTTTGAGTACGAAGATGGGCAGCATTTTCATCTGGATGAAGTGGAAATCCTGTATTTCCAACAGGAGTTGGACTTATACAAAGGTCAGTTGATTACCGATCTCAGTTTTCGTGACGATAAGGGTAGAGAAACAGAGCTCAAAACCAGGAGAATAGTTTCAATGGCTGACCGACACCTGGCTATGCTACAATGGGAGCTAAAAGCTATAAACTGGAATGGTCAGTTAAGTATACTATCCGGTATTGATGGTAATGTTAATAATAGCGGAGTACCGAGGTACAGCGACCTTAATGGCAATCATCTAGACATATTGGAGCATGGAGAGTATAATGAGGAAGGTATCTACATGCATAGCCGTACCAATTTTTCAGAAGTCAGTGTGGCACAATCTGTACGTACCCGTATCCATATAGACGGGCAATCATATGACTATGAGCGGCAGTTAGAGCAGAATAATAAACTGGTGTATCATCGTATTCCCCTCAAATTAGAAAAAGGTCAGGAGCTGAAAGTGAGCAAGATACTTGCGATCTACACGAGTAAAGACGATGGAGTAGGGAATCTGATACGTGATGCTATCAGAAAAGTAAAAGGCGCCTCAGAATTGGAAGACCTTGCGCATTACCATTACATAGAGTGGGAGGCACTTTGGGGAAGGAGTGATATTCGTGTAAAAGCTAAAGATAGTGTGCAGGTCTTACTCAGGCTACATATCTTTCATTTGCTACAGGTAGCATCGCCCAATACACTGGATTTGGATGTAAGTGTACCCTCTCGCGGCTTGCATGGCGAAGCTTATCGGGGAAACCTCATGTGGGATGAGCTGTATATTTTTCCTGTGATTAACTATATGAAGCCTTCTATCACACAAAATATGCTGAAATACCGCTTTTACCGTATGGGTGAAGCTCGTAGGTCAGCAAATGAGCAGGGATATAAGGGTGCTATGTTTCCGTGGCAAAGCGGAAGCAATGGTGAAGAAAACGCACAGGAAATTCACCTGAACCCTGAATCTGGTCGCTGGATACCAGACGATACCCATCTTCAGCGCCATGTAAATACCGCAATTGCCTACAATCTCTGGAGTTACATCAAAATAACCAATGACGTTATTTTTCTGGAAGACTATGGTGCTGAGATGATGTTCTCCATTACCAAGTTTCTGGCAAGCTTAACTAGCTTCAGTGAGTCCAAAGGACGTTTTGAGATTAAACATGTGGTGGGGCCGGATGAATATCATACATCCTACCCGAACTCTGATCAAGCTGGCCTGAACAATAATGCCTACACCAATATAATGGTGGCCTGGGTTATGAAGCAGTCTTTAAAACTATACCACAGATTGCCTTCAGATTTTTGTGTATACCAATGCAAAAAGCTGGATATCAATAAAGATACACTAAAGCAATGGGAAGCTATCTCCAAAAACATGTTTGTTCCTTTTATTGAGGATGATATTCTGGAGCAGTTTGAAGGTTATGCTGATCTTAAAGAACTGGATTGGGATGCTTATAAAGAAAAATATAATAATATACAGCGTCTGGACCGTATACTAGAGAGTGAAGGAGATTCCCCAAACAACTACAAGCTAAGCAAACAGGCCGATGTGCTTATGCTTTTTTACTTGTTTACTTCAGATGAACTTAAAGAAATTTTTGATACGCTGGGCTATAAGTTTAACCTGGAAATGATCAGGAAAAATATTTACTACTACGCCAAGCGTACTTCTCATGGTTCTACACTAAGCCGCCTGGTCTATAGCTGGGTTATGGCACGTGCGGATCGCAAAATCTCCTGGAAGTTTTTTGAAGAAGCACTTAAAAGCGATGTAGATGATATACAGGGAGGCACCACTACCGAAGGTATACATCTGGGAGCTATGGCAGGTACCGTTGATATGGTGCAGCGTGCCTATACCGGAGCTTATGTAGATGAAGAGGGTGTGCTTTGGTTAAACCCCTCGCTACCTATAGAAATAGACTCACTGGAGATGTCGCTCAGGTTTAGAGGACAGTGTCTGCAGATTAAAATTTCTAAAGAGCAGATCTACCTGAAACATGAAGAAGGCTGGAGAGACAGTATAAAAGTAGGTGTAATAGACAGGTCTAATATCCGTAGCCTTAAACTTGGAGAAAGCTGTTCTTTTGAATATTAA
- a CDS encoding COG3650 family protein: protein MYKAQKLSCFIIWLYIALSSCSSGRQKKYTESPVRVTEEMQDSTHLNFVGLYAKGKDYQELRNCENIAVYQLKTETNILSKAYDSLTSSTGQTIFVRILAKEEKEGSIEPIKIIEASKWKGQQICQPEPNPRLVFNGNEPFWSLKISADSIVFNHFEEPKQYYQYHEPEWKDTAWVYETQNSRNQLSASLSMEDCYDDMSGKKYSMRIEVRSSIGTFTGCGGPLAADTQ, encoded by the coding sequence ATGTACAAAGCTCAGAAACTTTCTTGCTTTATCATTTGGCTTTACATTGCTCTAAGCTCATGCAGTTCGGGCAGGCAAAAAAAATATACTGAATCTCCAGTTAGAGTAACTGAAGAAATGCAGGATAGCACTCACTTAAATTTTGTGGGGCTTTATGCTAAAGGAAAAGATTATCAGGAGCTGAGAAACTGCGAGAATATTGCAGTTTACCAACTAAAGACAGAAACTAACATCCTCTCTAAAGCATATGATAGCCTGACGAGCAGTACGGGGCAGACAATATTTGTTCGTATACTGGCAAAAGAAGAGAAAGAAGGTAGTATTGAACCGATCAAAATAATAGAAGCCTCTAAATGGAAGGGGCAGCAAATTTGCCAACCTGAACCTAATCCGCGATTAGTCTTTAATGGAAACGAACCATTCTGGTCACTCAAGATATCAGCAGATAGCATCGTTTTTAATCATTTTGAAGAGCCAAAGCAATATTACCAATACCATGAGCCAGAATGGAAGGATACTGCCTGGGTATATGAGACTCAAAACTCCAGAAATCAGCTCAGTGCTAGTCTTTCAATGGAAGATTGTTACGATGATATGTCTGGTAAAAAATATAGCATGCGGATAGAAGTACGTAGTAGCATAGGTACATTTACGGGATGTGGAGGCCCACTAGCAGCCGATACTCAATAA